One Bacillus amyloliquefaciens DSM 7 = ATCC 23350 DNA window includes the following coding sequences:
- a CDS encoding YwdI family protein: MLSEKITNSFLRFGQKFDKMQEEDKLLLEDLLMNIHISALIQKMEEELRQAKTASRAEEIKMHVAAVRSLCDVVLGTQTHTAVAPVQNPIPKEAPKPSASPSTDPLLLEKMMGSAGLNQYQKKTKDERGEDGNGDSIFDF; the protein is encoded by the coding sequence ATGCTGTCAGAAAAAATAACAAACTCATTTCTGCGATTCGGTCAGAAATTTGATAAAATGCAGGAAGAAGACAAATTACTGCTGGAGGATTTACTCATGAACATACATATCTCTGCTTTGATTCAGAAGATGGAAGAAGAACTGAGGCAGGCAAAAACGGCGTCCCGCGCCGAGGAGATCAAAATGCACGTGGCCGCCGTCCGCTCTCTGTGTGACGTCGTGCTCGGCACCCAGACGCACACCGCTGTGGCGCCTGTGCAGAATCCGATTCCGAAAGAGGCGCCGAAGCCTTCCGCGTCTCCTTCGACAGACCCGCTTCTGCTTGAAAAAATGATGGGCAGCGCCGGGCTGAATCAATATCAGAAAAAAACGAAAGACGAACGCGGGGAAGACGGAAACGGGGATTCCATTTTCGATTTTTAA
- a CDS encoding uracil-DNA glycosylase produces the protein MKQLLKDSWWNQLKDEFDKPYYQELREMLKQEYSSQTIYPDSHDIFNALHYTSYEDVKAVILGQDPYHGPGQAHGLSFSVQPGVRQPPSLKNIFIELQDDIGCSVPNHGSLVSWAKQGVLLLNTVLTVRRGQANSHKGKGWERLTDRIIDVVNEREKPIVFILWGRHAQMKKERIDTSKHVIIESTHPSPFSARNGFFGSRPFSRTNAALEKMGEQPIDWCIPDLPQ, from the coding sequence TTGAAACAGCTTTTAAAAGACAGCTGGTGGAATCAGCTGAAAGATGAATTCGACAAACCGTATTATCAAGAGCTGAGAGAGATGCTGAAACAGGAATACAGCAGCCAAACGATTTATCCTGACAGCCATGATATTTTTAATGCCTTGCATTATACGTCCTATGAGGATGTAAAAGCGGTCATTCTCGGACAAGATCCGTATCACGGTCCCGGACAGGCGCACGGGCTCAGTTTTTCCGTTCAGCCCGGCGTCAGACAGCCGCCGTCATTGAAAAATATTTTCATAGAGCTTCAGGATGATATCGGCTGCTCCGTACCGAATCACGGATCACTCGTCAGCTGGGCGAAGCAGGGAGTGCTGCTGTTAAACACAGTGCTTACGGTTCGCCGCGGCCAGGCTAATTCCCACAAAGGCAAGGGATGGGAGCGGCTCACTGACCGCATCATTGATGTGGTGAATGAAAGAGAAAAGCCGATTGTCTTTATCCTGTGGGGACGTCACGCACAGATGAAAAAAGAGCGTATTGACACATCGAAACACGTTATTATTGAATCGACTCACCCGAGCCCGTTTTCGGCAAGGAACGGCTTTTTCGGGAGCAGACCGTTTTCCCGTACAAACGCCGCCCTTGAAAAAATGGGGGAGCAGCCGATTGACTGGTGCATCCCCGATCTGCCGCAATAA